CTCGCGATCACTCTCTCGGCGCTCCAGCGCGTTGATGATCGGCCGGCCACGCTCGCGGATGCCCGCGTCGGTCGCCTCCCAGCGGGCGCCGAGCGCCGGCGACATGACCTCGCTGGGCCGCTTGCCCCGCGCGTCGGCCGGGCCGTCGAGCCCGAGGCGCCGCGCGAAGGCGCGGTTGATGCGCACGAAGCGGCCCTCGGCGTCGGCGAAGTAGACGTCGTCGGGCAGCGTGTCCATGAGGCTGTCGAGGAGGTGGCGCGCGCGGTAGAGCTCTCGCTCGGCGCGCTTGAGCGCGGTGAGGTCGACGAGGGTGAGCACCACCCCCTCGATCCCGTCCGCCGTCTCGTAGGGGTGGATGCGCAGGAAGTACCAGCGTGAGGAGGCGCCCCGCACCTCGCGCTCGTGCGGAGGGCCGCCGCGGAGCACCGCGCGCGCCTCCGCCATCAGGTCCTCGTGCTCGATGGAGTGAGTGAACGTGTCGAGCGGCCGGCCCACGTCCGCCGGGACGAGCTTGAACAGCTCCGTGATCCGCGGCGTGAAGCGTCGGATGCGCAGCTCCGCGTCGACGAAGATGGTGCCGATGTCGGTCGCGGACAGGAGGTTGTCCATGTCGTTCGTGAGCCGCGACAGCTCGTCGATCTTCTTCTGGAGCTCGGCGTTGACGGTGTAGAGCTCCTCGTTGACCGACTGCAGCTCCTCGTTCGTGCTCTGGAGCTCCTCGTTGGAGGCGACGAGCTCTTCGTTCGTGGCCTGCATCTCCTCGTTGCTGCTCTCGAGCTCCTCGATCGTGGCCTGGAGGTTCTCCTTGGTGTGCTCCAGCTCGCGCTCGAGATCCCCGAGCTGCTGCTGCGTCAGCTCATGCACGTTCAACGAGGGCCCCGACTCCGCCGCGGGCTCGGCCACGCTCTCCCCGGTCGGCTCGAGCGCGATGAGGATGTCCGGCGGCCCGTCGCCGGACGTCACCGGCTCCACGCGCAGCTCGAGGCGCTCCCCCGCGACCTCCACCCCCGTGAACACGATGGGCTCGCGCACCTTGCGCACCCGCTGCAGCGCGCCCGCGAGCGGCAGCTTGAGCTCCGCCGCGAGCACATCGAGGAGATCGCTCGAGGGCCGCCCCTCGCGCACCTGGAGGAACCGCGAGGCGCCTCCGAAGACGTGGAGGACCTCGCGGTCGGGGCTCACCAGGAGCGACGGCGGCATGTAGCGCTCGAGGAGCGAGTCGTAGCTCGCCAGCAGGCGCTTCACCGAGCGGACGGGTGACGTCTGCGGCGCCGCGCGGCTCAGCCCGGGGCCACGGCGAAAGGCCGCGGCGTCGGCGAGGCGGCTGTCGCGGAGCTTGCGGAAGAGCCGCCACCTCGGATCGATCTCGCCGAACTCGTCCGCGACCGCCCCGAGGGACTCGCTCGTGCCGAGGAAGAGCACCCCGCTCGGCCGCAGGCCGAAGTGGAACAGGGAGATCACCTTCCGCTGCGCTGCGCTCTTCAAGTAGATGAGCAGGTTGCGGCAGCTCAAGAAGTCGAGCCGGGTGAATGGCGCGTCGTTCACGACGTCATGTCGCGCGAAGACCACCATCTGGCGCAGCTCCCGCGCGACTCGCCAGCGCTCGCCCTCGCGCGAGAACCAACGCTCGCGCCGCTCGACGCTCAGGTCCTCGAGGGCGTGGCCGTCGTAGAGGCCCTCGCCCGCGTGGGCGATCGATCGCTCGTGCGCGTCGGTCGCGAAGATCTTGACCGGGAGCTCCGCGCCGTCGGTCTCGAGGCGCTCGCGGATGAGCATCGCGAGGGAGTAGGCCTCCTCCCCCGTGGCGCAGCCCGCGACCCAGGCGCGGAGCTCCCGCCCGTGCTCGCGCGCGCGAGCGATGATCTCCGGCACGACCTCCCGCCCCAAGATGTCGAAAGCTTCCCTGTCGCGAAAGAACTGGGTCACGCCGATCAGCAGGTCGCGGTAGAGCGCGTCGACCTCGTCGGGCTCCTGCTCGAGTCGCCTCGCGTAGCTCGCCAGGTCGGCGTCCTGATGCAGCAAGACGCGGCGCTCGATGCGGCGGGCGACCGTCGTTACCTTGTACTGCTCGAAGTCGAGATCGTTGGCCTCACGGAGGGTGGCGATGATCTTCGCCATCGGATCCGACTCGGCGTGGCGGGCGCTCTGGCCCGCGTCGAGCCGCGCGCGATAGCGCTGGATGGCCCGCGAGATGTCCGCGACCGGCAGGACCAAGTCGACGCAGCCGGTGTCGCGCGCCGCCTTGGGCATCCCGTCGAAGACCGCCTCTTGCGGGCTCTGCGCCAACACGAGGCCCCCCGCCTCGCTGATGGCCTGCACCCCACGGGAGCCGTCGGTGCCGGTCCCCGAGAGGATCACGCCGACCCCGCGCTCCCCCTCTTCGCGCGCGAGCGAGCGGAAGAAGATGTCGATGGGGAGCGACAGCTCCCGCTCCTCGCCCTTGTCCGACAGGAGCAGCCGTCCATCCGAGATGATCATGTCGTGACGGGGCGGGATGAGGTGGATGGTGTCGGGCTCGACCCTCATCCCGTCTCGCACGCGCGTGACCGCCAGCGCGGTGCGGCGCTCGAGCAGCTGGTCCATCATCGACTCGAAGTCGGGGGAGAGGTGCTGGACGACGACGAAGGCGGCGCCCGTGTCCGGCGGCGTGGCCCCGAACAGCCCCTCGAGCGCCTCGAGCCCTCCAGCCGACGCGCCCACGCCCACGATCAGCGGCCTCTGCGACACGATTGTCTCGTCCCCCATGGGACGAGGCTACCAACACCGAGAGCCGCTTTCAGCTGGCGCAAAAAGCCACGCCCGCTCAGAACTGGAAGTAGATGTAGGGCACGGCTTCCTGCGTCACGAAGAGCGCGATCACGACGGCGACGACCGCGAGCGCGACGCCCTTGCCCCACGCGGGCAGCGCGAGGAATCGCAGGCGCAGGCTCTCCAGCTGTGAGCGCGGCACGTAGTGGAGGAAGAAGCCGAGCGCGAGCACACGCCACACGTCGGCGTCGATCTGCGCGACGCTCGTCGTGCCGCTGAAGATCTGACCGGCGACCGCGCCCGCGTTGTCGAGGTCGGTCGCGCGGAAGAGGATGCGGCTGAAGACCACGAACTGGAGGGTCAGCACGATCTTGAGCACGTTCGCCCAGCCCGGGTCGGGGCCCGTCCAGCCGCGGCGCTTGCGGTAGTCGCCCCAGGCCCGGGTGGCGACGACCGCGAACGCCTGGAGGTTGCCGTAGATCACGAAGGTCCAGCTGGCGCCATGCCAGAGGCCGATGAGGAAGAGCGTGATCCACAGGTTGACGTAGGTGCGCGCCGGCCCCTTCCGCGAGCCGCCGAGCGGGAAATAGAGGTAGTCACGCAGCCAGGTGCTGAGCGTCATGTGCCAGCGCCGCCAGAAGTCGCTGACGCTCGTGGCCTGGTAGGGGCGATCGAAGTTCTCGGGCAGCTCGAGGCCGAAGAGCTTGGCCGAGCCGCGCGCGACGTCGGTGTAGCCGCTGAAGTCGCAGTAGATCTGGAGCGTGAAGCCGTAGAGCGCGATGACGACCTCGGTCGCGCTGAACGCGGCGGGGTCGTCGAACACGCGGTCGACCAGGTTCACGCTCACGAAGTCCGCGAAGACGACCTTCTTCGTCACGCCCATCGCGATCAGGAAGAGCGCGTTCCCGATCCGCTCGCGGGTCAGCCACGGCGGCCGGTCGATCTGCGGCAGGAACTCGGCCGCGCGCACGATCGGGCCGGCGACGAGCTGCGGGAAGAAGGTGACGTAGAAGCAGAAGCGGACGAGGCTGCGGCACGGCTCGAGCCGCCCGCGGTAGACGTCGATCGTGTAGCTGAGCGTCTGGAACGTGTAGAAGCTGATGCCGACGGGCAGCAGGACGTCGAGGACGGGCGTCTCGAGCTGCACCCCGAACAGCGAGAAGACGTCCCCCGTCGCGGCGCTGAAGAAGTTGAAGTACTTGAAGACGCCGAGGAGGCCGAGGTTGCCGCCGAGGCTGACCAGCAGCCAAGCCTTCTTGCGCGCCTGCGTCTTCGCGCCGGCGATCTGGAGGCCGGCCGTGAAGTCGAGGAGCGTGGAGAAGAGGATCAGCCCGATGTAGGCCGGGTTCCACGCCATGTAGAAGGCGCAGCTGGCGAGGAAGAGGAAGAACAGCCGCGGCCCCGCGCCGCGCACGGTGAGCCGGCGGTCTCTCTCCCCGGAGGCTCGCTCCTCGCTGGCCTCGTCGCGCTCGCGGCCCAGCCACCGCACGGCCCAGAAGCCGCCCAGCGTCAGCGCGAGGAAGACGAAGTAGTCGAGGCTGTTGAAGAGCATCGCCGGGTCGGGCGGTTCTAGCAGCGCCGCGGGTCGGCGCCCACGCGCGGCGTGGGAAGCCAGACACGGCCGATCACGAGATCATTGAGGAATCAGCCGGGTACGGGGCCTGCAAACGATGCTCGACATGATCGTCGTCCCCGTCTTCATCGCCAGCGTGAGCGTGGCCATCTTCATCTCCACCCTCCAGCTCGGAGAGCGAAGCGCGCCGACTCAGCGGTAGGCGTAGCCGATCAGGAAGCGGCCCTCGAAGGTCTCGTCGATGCCGGCCTCGCCGTTGCCGAACGCGCCGCCGGCGCCGTCGAAGCTGAGCTCCTGGTAGCTGTAGCCGAAGCGCGCGGCCCAGGTGAGGCCCATCTCGAGGAAGCCAGACATGCCGAGGTAGAGGTCCACGCCCCCGAAGAACATGCCCGGGCCGAAGGCGGGCGCCACGTCGCCGCCGTCGAGCCCGATGCGGCCGCCGAGGCCCGCCTCCACCATCAGCAGCTCCTCGTACGCGCGCACGCGGCCGAAGACGCCCGGGCGGAGGTAGCTGAAGAGCTGGGACGGGAAGCCGTCGGGCGCGTCCAGGAAGACCCCGTCCATGCCGAAGCCCACCGTGCCGCCGACCTCGAGGATGTCCTCGATGGTGTAGCCGTAGCCGGCGTCGACGCGGAAGTGCATCGACGTCATGCCGCGCTGCTGGCCGTCTCCGCGCAGGTAGTTGATGCCGACCGAGAAGCTGCCCTCGGCCGCGAACAGGAGGCCGCGCGCCGCGTCGTTGCGCTCCGCGAGAGGACGCGCCTCGAGGCGGAGATCGATCTCGGGGTACGGGTCGGCGGCGAAGAAGTGCCGACGGAAGCTCGCGTCCCGCACCGACGTGCTCACGCTCCGGATCCGCAAACCCACCAGCCCGATGATCATCGGCTGACGCCACGCGACCTCGCCCTCGGGCTCCTCGACCACGCCCGGATCCTCGTAGTCGACGGGGTCCGGCTCTGGCTCCGCGGCGGCGGCGGCCGCGGCGGCGGCGGCCTGCCGCTGCTGGTCGAGCACCGCCTGCGCCTCGTTGACGGCGTCGAGCGCCGCCTGAGAGATGTCGGGCAGGTCGCGCCGTCGCCGCGGGGACGGGCCGTCGCGTCGCGCCAGCTCGTTGCCGCGTGGATCGACCACGACGATGGTGGTCGTGGCCCGGCGGCCGCGCCCCTCGACGCTGCCGGTCACGACCAGGGTGATGCCCATGCTCTCGACGACCTGCGCCATCCCGTCGGGGGTGCTCACGTCGACGCCGAGCGACTGGGCGGTGCCCACGGCCTGCTCCTCGTCGACGAGCTCCACGAAGGAGGCCAGCTCGCTCACGACCGCCTCGCGAGCGCGCTCGGCGCGCCAGCCCTCGAAGCGGAGCACGATGGCCCGTGGGACCTGGTTGGGCTGCGCGACGGCGGTGCCGACGGCGAGCCAGGAGAGCAGCGCGATCAGCGCGGCGCCCAGCGGGCGGATCGATTCGTTCATGGCTGCGACGCAGTCTACTATTCGATGAACGTGTCGTGGTAGCCCGCGTCCTCGATGCCCTGCGCCGCCTCGGTGGCGTGCAGCGGCAGCAGGCAGTCGAGCATCACCGCCAGCTCGTCGGTCCGCGTGGTGCCGAGGCTCTTCTCGTACGCGCCCGGGTGCGGCCCGTGGGGGATGCCCGCGGGGTGGAAGCTGATGCTCCCCGGCCCGACGCCCTTGCGGCTCGTGAAGTTGCCGCGCACGTAGTAGAGGAACTCGTCCACGTCGACCGAGCTGTGCGGGTACGGGCAGGGCACGGCCTCCTCGTGGAAGTCCACCACCCGCGGCACGAAGCTGCAGACGAGCGCGCCCCGCGCGCCGAAGGTGCCGTGCCAGGTCGGCGGCAGATGCACGAGCCCGGCGCGCGGCTGGAAGTTGAGGATCGGGAAGACCCACGGGTAGACGGTGCCGTCCCAGCCGACGACGTCGAGCGGGCTGCGCGGGATCGAGAAGCCGTGGAACGCGCCGTCGCGCTTCACGACCAGCTCGCGGATGCCCTCGTCGCGCGGCGGCTCGAAGGTCGGGCGGCGGAAGTCGCGGTGGCAGAACGGCGCGTCCATGCGGAGCTGCCCGACCTCGTTGCGCCACTGCTTGGGGAGATGCAGCCCGCCATGGAGCTCCATCGAGAGCCACTCCTGCGGCCCGTCCGCGAGCTCGAAGCGATGCAGCACGCCCTTGGGCACGAAGACGTAGTCGTCCTGCGCGAAGGGCACGTCGCCGAGCATCGAGCGGAGCACGCCGCCGCCCTGCTTGACGAAGAAGAGGTCGTCGCCGTCGGCGTTGACGAAGTAGACCGGATCGGACGCGTCGGGCTGGAGGGTCGAGATCGTGACGTCCGCGTTGAACAGCAGCGGCACCCGCGCGTCGATCGGCGCGCCGCCCGCGCCCAGGTCCTGAGAGCGGAAGTGCCGCTTCTTCAGCGGCCGCGCGCCCTCGGGCCTCGGCACCTTCCACCCGCGCGAGGTCTCGGCCACGCGCTGCTCGTGCGGCCGGCCCTCGTGATAGAGGATCGTGTACGGGCCCTCGAAGCCGTCCCGCGTGAGGCACTCCTCCCAGCGCAGGTTGCCCTCGGGATCGCGCAAGGCGATGTGATGCTTGCGCGGGACCTCGCCGACCTGCATCCGGTCGAGCATCAGATGCGGCCTTCGTCCCGCTGCTGACGCTCGATGCTGTCGAAGAGCGCGCGGAAGTTCCCGCCTCCGAAGCCCGCGTCACCCTTGCGCTGGATGATCTCGTAGAAGAACGGCCCGGCCTCGCGGTCCTCGTACAGCCCGGCCGACTCGCGGAGGAAGATCTGCAAGAGGTATTTGTGCTCCGCGCTCCCGTCCACGAGGATCTCCAGCTCGCGCAGCACCTCGATGTCCTCGTCGATGCTGCCCACGCCGATGTCCTTCAGCCGCTGGGGCAGCATGTCGAAGTACGTGCCGGGGGTGGGCATGAACTTGACGCCCTTGGCCCGCAGCGCGCGGGTGCACTCGATGATGTCCCTCACGCCGAGGGCCGCGTGCTGGATGCCGTCGCCGCGCTGATCCTCGTGGAAGAGGTTGATCTGCGACTTGCGGAAGAAGGGCCGCATCGGCTCGTTGTTGGCGAATTTCACGCCGCTCGGCTTGTCCCACATGACGACCGACTTGAGGCCCGAGCCCTCCTCCTTCTTCTGCGAGACGTCGGTCGAGTGGAAGGCGATCTCCCAGTAGCGCTCGAAGCCCATCACGTGCTCCATCCAGAGCAGCGCGGGGCTCATCGTCTCGAAGTTGCTCGTGATGTGGTCGATGCCCGTGAACCCGTAGCCGTTCTCGCCGCCCTTCGGCTCCTCGTGCTCGACGAACCCGGGGAAGAGGCCCGGCTTGCCCTGGCGCTGCACGAAGCGGAACGTCGTGCCGCCGAACGGCGTCGTGATGGAGAAGGTGCTGAACTTGCCGCCCTTGACGTCGGTGTGGACCACGTCGGAGATCGGCGTGGCCCCGCGGCCCTCGAGCAGCACGAAGGCGCGCTCGATGTCCTCGACCTCGAAGACCAACGTGCCGACCCCGTCGGGGTGCTTCGCGAGCCAGCGCGCCGCGCGGCCGCCCTCGCCCACCGGCTCGCTGACGAGGACGCGGATCGAGCCGGCCTTGAAGAGCGCCGAGCGCTGCTTGGCCCGCTCGTTCAGCTCCTCCCCGCTGACGCCCAGCTCGGCGAACCCCAGCAGCTCCGTGTAGAAGCGGCGGCTGCGCTCGAGGTCGTGGACGTAGTAGTGGAGCGCTTCGATCCGCTTGATGCCGATGGGCTCGACCTTGGACATGTGTCGTTCTCCGGGGCTCGTTGTCTGAACGGCGGGACTCTGGGCGGGCTAGCTGGGCTGCGCGTCGGGCTGACGGTCCGGGTGCGCCGCCTGGAAGGCCTCGAGCGCGGCGCAAGCCGTGTCGACGCGGTGCAGGAGCGGCAGCTCCGCCTCGACGTCGATGCCGAAGCGGCGCGCGTTGTAGAGCTGAGGGACCAGCGCGCAGTCGGCGAAGCTGACCGCGTCGCCCACGCAATAGCGGCCGGCGACGCTCTCCGCCACCGCCTGGAAGGCGAGCAGCCCCGAGAGGATGTGCCCGCGCGCCCACGCCTTCGCGTCGACGCCGTGCTGGCGCTCGAGGAGCTGCATCACGCGGAGGTTCTGGAGCGGCTGGATGCCCGCGTTGACGATCTCGGTGAGCTGACGCGCTCTCGCGCGGAGCACCGCGTCGGACGGCAAGAGCGCCGGCTCGGGGTGCGCCTCCTCGAGGTACTCGAGGATCGCCACCGACTGCCCGAGCCGGATGGGGCCGCCGTCGCCTTCGATCTCGAGGACCGGGACCTGCCCCATCGGGTTCTTCTGCGTGAAGTCCGCGGCGTGCTGCTGCCCGCCGTCCTTGACCAGGTGCACCGCCGCGTGCTCGACGCTCAGGCCCTTGTGGGCGAGCGCGATGCGCACGCGGTACGAGCAGCTCGAGCGCCAGTAGCCGTAGAGCTTCATCGGGGGCGGCTTCATCGCTTCTGGGGGGCCGCGACGGTCTGCGCGATGGTGCCGAAGAGGTTCTTGCCCTGCGGGTCGTGCATCTCGACCGTGACGCGGTCGCCGACCTTCAGGAACTCCGTCGTCGGCTTCCCGTTCGCGATGATCTCCCGCATGCGCCGCTCGGCGAGGCAAGAGACGCCGCGCGCCTCGTCCTCGTTCGAGATCGTGCCGCTGCCGAGGATGGTCCCCGCCGTGAACGCGCGCGTCTTCGTGATGTGCGCGATGAGATCGTAGAACGAGAAGTGCATCTCGGGGCCCGCGTGCGGGTCGCCCGCCAGCTCGCCGTTGAGCGTGGAGCGCATCTGCAGGTGCAGCCGGCCGTCCTTCCAGGCGTCGCCCAGCTCGTCCGGGGTGATCGCGAAGGGCGAGAACGCGGTGGCGGGCTTGCTGGTGAAGAAGCCGAAGCCCTTCTTGAGCTCGGGCGGGATCAGGTTCCGCAGGGTCACGTCGTTGGCCAGCATCAGGAGCCGCACGTACTTGCTCGCCTCGGCCTGCGTGACGCCCTGCGGCGTGTCGCCGAGGATCACGCAGATCTCCGCCTCGAAGTCGAGGCCCCACTCGGCGTTCACGAGCGGGATGTCGTCGCGCGGACCGAGCAGGACGCCCGAGCCGCCCTGGTAGACGAGCGGATCGGTCTCCAGCGTCTCGGGGGGCTCGGCGTTGCGCGCCTTCCGCACCAGCACGATGTGGTTGATGTAGGCCGAGCCGTCGACCCACTCGTAGGCGCGCGGCAGGGGCGGCCCGAGCTTCTCGAAGTCGATCTCGCGGCTCTCGACCTTGCCGTCCGAGAGGTCGCGCGACAGCTCGCGGAGGCGGGCCTCGGTGCCCTCCCAGTGGTCGAGCGCGGCCTGCATCGTCGGCGCGATGTCCTTGGCGGACGCGTACCGCTCGCCCTCGGCATCGACGACGATCAGCGCGCCGTCGCGGCGGTCTCCTTGGCGGAGCGTGGCCAGCTTCATGTCGGAAAATCCTCTCGTCCGTTCGGAGTGACTGCGGGACGGGAGCATAGCGCCCGGCCGCGTCGCGTCGCGTGCGCCTTTTCACACCGACGCCGAGAAGCTCAATGATCCCCGCGGATCACGACCTCGGAGTCCTCTTTCAGGGGGCGCTCGGCGTGCAGGACCACGAGGTGGTTGGCGTCGAGCCGGCCCGCGACCTCCACCTGCCGCTCGTCGCCGCCGACCACGCGCACGTTTCGCACGAGGACCCGCGAGTGCTCGACGAGCTGCAGCTGGGTCGCCTTCTTCTCGTGATGGAGCGCGGCCCGCGGCGCGAACCACCCGTCGCGCTCCCCGACCTCGAGCACCGCGGTCGCGCGCTCTCCCGCCGCGACCCGCCCCTCGGCGTTGTCGACGTCGACGAGCACGCGCCGCACGTCGTCGGCCGAGGTGGGCGACCAGCGCCGGATCACGCCCGGCAGCGCGCCCTCGATGGACGGCGCCCGCACCGACACCGCGTCGCCGGTCTTCAGCGTCCGCGCGAGCCAGGTGGGCACGTCGACCACGAGCACCACGGGATCCACCTCGACCAGCTCGACGATCGGGTTGCCGGACACGACGGTCGCGCCGCTCGCGACGCTGACGGAGGAGACGCGACCGGAGAACGGCGCGCGCACGGTGGCGTTCTCGAGGAGCAGCGCGTGGCGCTTCGACTGCACCTTCTCTTGCGCGAGCTTGTGCTCGGCCGCGCGGCGTTTCGCCTCGAAGCCGAGGAGCCTCCCCGCGGGCTCTCCTCGCTGCTCGGCCTGCGCGAGCGCGTCCTCCCGCTCCGCGAGCGCGGCCTCGAGCCCGTGCACCGCCGCCTCGCTCGCGAGGGCGCGCTGCCGGAGCATCGCGTCGCCGATCGCGCACAGCACCGCGCCCTCCTCGACGGCGTCGCCGAGCTGCAGAGACAGGCCGGTGATCACGCCGGACGCGGGCGACTTGAGGAGCACGGCGCGCGACGCCGCGAAGCGGCCCTCGATCTCCAGCGGCGTGTCCGTGCGCCGCTGCACGAGGGGCGCGACGCGCACCGGCACGGGCGCCGGACGAAGCTCGAGCTCATCGAGATCCACCTCCGGAGTCTACTACCTCGAGCGTGTTTTTTGACCGCCGAGCCGCGGACCAGTTACGGCCGAGATCGGTTCAGCGACGGGGGCGACCGTCGCTGTGAGCCAGAGCCGACTCGGGCGACGAGTCGTTTGCGGACAAGGGAGGCATCCATGAGCCAGCGAATCGCAGTGGTCATCACCCTGGCGCTCTCGAGCTTCGGCTGCGCGAGCGCGCATCCGTCGGACGAGGTCGCGCCGGGCATCTACGAGCTGAGCGCGAGCGCCGACACCGACGCCTGCTCTCCGCACCGAGCGGTCGGCGTGATGGGTGAGGTGGCCGTGCTGGTCGAGGCGGGCGCGGTCGACGCCCCCGTGCCGGACATGGACGCGCCCCTCCTCGTGGCGCCGCGCGTGCGCCTCGCTCCCGGACAGTCGTATCACTCCGAGACCAACCGCCGCATCCCGGGCTGCGAGTCCGCGTGGGTGCACGAAGAGTGGACGATGCTCCAGGGCGGCGCCGAGGGCTTCCGCGTGCTCCACACCCAGGAGTGGCAGGGCCTCGCGGCCTGCGCGGGAGCGCGCGACGTGATGCCGGGCGCCCCCGAGGCCGACTGCCGCTCGGAGCGCGTCCTCGACTACGCGCTCTCGAGCGTCTGCCGCGCGCCGTGCCGCCTGCTGCTCGGCGACACGGACAGCGTCGTCTGCAGCTGCGACTGACTACTTCGGGGCCATCCTGAGCGCGCCGTCGAGCCGGATGACCTCGCCGTTCAGGTAGGCGTTGTCGACGATCGCGCCGACCAGCTTGCCGAACTCCGCCGGGTCGCCGAGGCGCGCGGGGTTCGGGATCGCGGCCGCGAGCGCGACGCGCGCCTTCTCGGGGAGCCCCGCGAGCATCGGCGTGTCGAAGGTGCCGGGCGCGATGGTCATCACGCGGATCGCGGCGCGGCTGAGGTCGCGCGCGGCCGGGAGCGTCATGGCGACCACGCCGCCCTTGGACGCGCTGTAGGCGACCTGGCCGATCTGCCCATCGAAGGCGGCCACGCTGGCCGTGTTCACGATGCAGCCGCGCTGACCGTCCGCGTCCGGCTCGTTCTTCATCATCGCCGAGGCCGCGAGGCGCAGCACGTTGAACGTGCCGACCAGGTTCACGCCGATGATCTTCTGGAAGAGGTCGAGGTCGTGAGGCTCGCCCTCCTTGTTCACCGTGCGCGCGGCCCAGCCGACGCCGGCGCAGCTCACGGCCACCCGCAGCGTGCCGAGCTCCGCCGCCGCGTCGATCGCCTTCTGCACGTCGGCCGCGCTGGTGACGTCGGTCTCCACGAAGCGAACCGTGTCGCCGAGCGCCTTCGCGAGCGCCTCGCCGCGCTCCACGTCGCGGTCGACGATCACGGCCCCGCAGCCCTTGTTCACCAGGTGCTCGACGGTCGCCCGACCGAGGCCCGAGGCGCCGCCCGAGACGAGCGCTACGACTTCCTTCATCGACGTTCTCCTTCGTTCGCGCCAGCCCACCGCCAGCGTCCGCGTGCCGTGTAGCACAGCGCCCACAGAGATGGGGTAGCCTGCGGGCATGCGCGTTCATCACCTCGGCTGCGGCACGATGTGCCCGCGCGGCGGCGGCTGGCTGGACGGCCGGAGCGGCGGGCTGCTCTCCCCGGCCGAGCTCGTCTGTCACGTGCTCCTCGTGGAGACCGACCGCCACGGGCTGGTCCTCGTCGACACGGGCTTCGGCCTCGACGACTGCGCGGCGCCCAGAGACCGCCTCGGCGGCGTCTTCCCCGGCCTGGCCGCCCCGGTGCTCGACGCGGCGGAGACCGCGCGCCGTCAGATCGAAGCGCTCGGCCTCGATCCGGCCGACGTGCGTCACGTGGTCTTGACGCACATGGACCTCGACCACGCAGGCGGCCTGAGCGACTTCCCCGACGCGTCGGTGCACCTCTACGTGGAGGAGCATCGCGCCGCCACCGACCCGCCGACGCGCGCGGAGCGGCAGCGCTACCGCGCGTGTCAGTGGGCGCATGGCGTCCGCTTCGAGACGTACGAGGCGACCGGGGAGCCCTGGATGGGCTTCGCGTGCGCGCGCG
This window of the Sandaracinaceae bacterium genome carries:
- a CDS encoding fumarylacetoacetate hydrolase family protein; the encoded protein is MKLATLRQGDRRDGALIVVDAEGERYASAKDIAPTMQAALDHWEGTEARLRELSRDLSDGKVESREIDFEKLGPPLPRAYEWVDGSAYINHIVLVRKARNAEPPETLETDPLVYQGGSGVLLGPRDDIPLVNAEWGLDFEAEICVILGDTPQGVTQAEASKYVRLLMLANDVTLRNLIPPELKKGFGFFTSKPATAFSPFAITPDELGDAWKDGRLHLQMRSTLNGELAGDPHAGPEMHFSFYDLIAHITKTRAFTAGTILGSGTISNEDEARGVSCLAERRMREIIANGKPTTEFLKVGDRVTVEMHDPQGKNLFGTIAQTVAAPQKR
- a CDS encoding efflux RND transporter periplasmic adaptor subunit encodes the protein MDLDELELRPAPVPVRVAPLVQRRTDTPLEIEGRFAASRAVLLKSPASGVITGLSLQLGDAVEEGAVLCAIGDAMLRQRALASEAAVHGLEAALAEREDALAQAEQRGEPAGRLLGFEAKRRAAEHKLAQEKVQSKRHALLLENATVRAPFSGRVSSVSVASGATVVSGNPIVELVEVDPVVLVVDVPTWLARTLKTGDAVSVRAPSIEGALPGVIRRWSPTSADDVRRVLVDVDNAEGRVAAGERATAVLEVGERDGWFAPRAALHHEKKATQLQLVEHSRVLVRNVRVVGGDERQVEVAGRLDANHLVVLHAERPLKEDSEVVIRGDH
- a CDS encoding 3-hydroxyacyl-CoA dehydrogenase; this encodes MKEVVALVSGGASGLGRATVEHLVNKGCGAVIVDRDVERGEALAKALGDTVRFVETDVTSAADVQKAIDAAAELGTLRVAVSCAGVGWAARTVNKEGEPHDLDLFQKIIGVNLVGTFNVLRLAASAMMKNEPDADGQRGCIVNTASVAAFDGQIGQVAYSASKGGVVAMTLPAARDLSRAAIRVMTIAPGTFDTPMLAGLPEKARVALAAAIPNPARLGDPAEFGKLVGAIVDNAYLNGEVIRLDGALRMAPK
- a CDS encoding MBL fold metallo-hydrolase encodes the protein MRVHHLGCGTMCPRGGGWLDGRSGGLLSPAELVCHVLLVETDRHGLVLVDTGFGLDDCAAPRDRLGGVFPGLAAPVLDAAETARRQIEALGLDPADVRHVVLTHMDLDHAGGLSDFPDASVHLYVEEHRAATDPPTRAERQRYRACQWAHGVRFETYEATGEPWMGFACARDLRGLPPEILLVPLTGHSRGHSAVAVDTGATGAGRWLLHCGDAYFHEDELNVERPSCPGGLRFFQKLVAFDKTDMLQNQARLRALMGAHGDEVRAFSAHDAEELARMQAR